The following coding sequences lie in one Musa acuminata AAA Group cultivar baxijiao chromosome BXJ1-8, Cavendish_Baxijiao_AAA, whole genome shotgun sequence genomic window:
- the LOC135587743 gene encoding alcohol acyltransferase 9-like has product MAEAAMAKSIEIPDCCYPKEPVLVRPSSSKPRHTLYLSNLDDQKFLRFSIKYLYVYKRSVGVEALTTSLSKVLVEYHPLAGRLRPVGEDGEKCQVDCNGEGALLAEAYVDLTAEEFLQGCGRPNRSWRKLLYRVEAQSFLDVPPLVVQVTHLSCGGMILCTAINHCLSDAIGTAQFLHAWALLAAKPDANLPVNAFHDRCILKPRVPPEIAFSHPEFSSPPAQDSHSGDLFQFLLSQPLVPVSLTFTPSQILHLKKQSVPSIKCTSFEVLASHVWRAWIKSLDPPASLRIKLLFSMNVRGRLKPELPGGYYGNGFVLACAETSVEELVTSNAHHGIKLVQEAKKRVTGEYVRSMIDLLEERRVKPDLSSSLVISSWTKLGLEELDFGGGRPLHMGPLASEIYCVFLPVTGDLHAFTMIMSVPHEIADRFQQYCRRGLDDDDDDDDDTEKGGSG; this is encoded by the exons ATGGCGGAGGCGGCCATGGCAAAGTCTATAGAAATCCCAGACTGTTGCTACCCAAAGGAGCCTGTCCTGGTGCGCCCAAGCAGCAGCAAGCCCAGGCACACCCTCTACCTCTCCAACCTCGACGACCAGAAGTTCTTGAGGTTCTCCATCAAGTACCTCTATGTGTACAAGAGATCGGTGGGGGTGGAGGCCCTCACCACCTCCCTCTCCAAGGTTCTCGTGGAGTACCATCCGCTTGCAGGGAGGCTGAGACCCGTCGGCGAGGACGGCGAGAAGTGCCAAGTGGACTGCAACGGCGAGGGAGCGCTTCTGGCCGAGGCCTATGTCGATCTCACGGCGGAGGAGTTCCTGCAGGGCTGCGGAAGGCCCAACAGGTCTTGGAGGAAGCTCTTGTACCGGGTGGAAGCACAGAGCTTTCTTGACGTCCCTCCGCTCGTTGTTCAA GTGACTCATCTAAGCTGTGGCGGCATGATCCTCTGCACCGCAATAAATCACTGCCTTAGCGACGCCATCGGGACGGCACAGTTCCTCCATGCCTGGGCGCTGCTCGCCGCCAAGCCTGACGCCAATCTTCCCGTGAATGCCTTCCACGATCGCTGCATTCTAAAGCCTCGAGTTCCACCGGAGATTGCTTTCTCCCACCCCGAATTCAGTAGCCCACCAGCACAGGACTCCCACTCCGGCGACCTCTTCCAATTCCTTCTCTCCCAGCCATTAGTCCCCGTTTCCTTGACCTTTACCCCCTCTCAGATCCTCCATCTCAAGAAGCAGAGCGTTCCCTCCATCAAATGCACCTCCTTCGAAGTCTTAGCCTCGCATGTATGGCGCGCCTGGATTAAATCGCTTGATCCTCCAGCCTCTCTTCGCATCAAGCTCCTATTCTCCATGAACGTGCGCGGAAGGTTGAAGCCAGAGCTCCCCGGCGGCTACTACGGCAACGGGTTTGTGCTGGCGTGCGCGGAGACGTCGGTGGAAGAGCTGGTCACGTCCAACGCGCACCACGGCATTAAATTGGTCCAAGAGGCCAAGAAGAGAGTGACGGGTGAGTACGTGAGGTCCATGATCGATCTGTTGGAGGAGAGGAGGGTGAAACCCGACCTGTCATCGAGCTTGGTAATCTCTTCATGGACGAAGCTGGGGTTGGAGGAGTTGGACTTTGGAGGAGGAAGGCCGCTTCACATGGGTCCGCTGGCGAGTGAGATCTACTGCGTGTTCCTGCCAGTGACCGGAGATCTGCATGCTTTCACCATGATCATGTCAGTGCCACACGAGATTGCAGATCGGTTTCAACAGTATTGCCGAAGGGgcctcgatgatgatgatgatgatgatgatgatacggAGAAGGGAGGAAGTGGGTAG